A window of the Bacteroides thetaiotaomicron VPI-5482 genome harbors these coding sequences:
- a CDS encoding bifunctional UDP-N-acetylmuramoyl-tripeptide:D-alanyl-D-alanine ligase/alanine racemase, translating to MSYTIESIAEYIGARRVGEHEATIDWLLTDSRSLSFPEETLFFALPTKRNNGARYISELYDRGVRNFVVTEEDFKRMENGEWKMENAMQQDGAQPTPNSRLSILDFSNFLIVANPLKALQKLAEAHRENFKIPVIGITGSNGKTIVKEWLHQLLSPDRCIVRSPRSYNSQIGVPLSVWQLNEEAELGIFEAGISEMGEMGALKRMIKPTIGILTNIGGAHQENFFSLQEKCMEKLTLFKDCDVVIYNGDNELISNCVAKSMLTAREIAWSCKDIERPLYISKVTKKEDHTVIAYRYLDMDNIFCIPFIDDASIENALNCLAACLYLMTPADQITERMARLEPIAMRLEVKEGKNNCILINDSYNSDLASLDIALDFLVRRSEKKGLKRTLILSDILETGQSTATLYRRVAQLIKSRGINKLIGVGAEISSCAARFEGTPERYFFPDTDALLRSGIFKTLHSEVILIKGSRVFNFDLVSEELELKVHETILEVNLGAMVANLNHYRSMLRHPETKMICMVKAAAYGAGSYEIAKTLQEHHVDYLAVAVADEGSELRKAGITSSIIIMDPELTSFKTMFDYKLEPEVYNFHLLDALIKAAEKEGITNFPIHVKLDTGMHRLGFSVDEIPLLIRRLKSQNAVIPRSVFSHFVGSDSAQFDFFTRQQIELFEKGSQELQEAFSHKILRHICNTAGIERFPGAQFDMVRLGIGLYGVSPIDNSIINNVSTLKTTILQIRDVPGEDTVGYSRMGHLTRPSRIAAIPIGYADGLNRHLGRGNAYCLVNGKKAPYVGNICMDVCMIDVTDIDCREGDKAVIFGDDLPITTLSDKLGTIPYEVLTSISNRVKRVYYQD from the coding sequence ATGTCATATACGATTGAATCCATAGCCGAATATATCGGTGCACGCCGTGTCGGAGAGCATGAAGCGACGATTGATTGGCTACTTACAGATAGCCGCTCTTTGAGCTTTCCGGAAGAAACCCTTTTCTTTGCTTTGCCCACCAAACGTAATAATGGTGCACGCTATATCTCCGAACTATATGATCGGGGAGTGCGCAACTTCGTGGTTACGGAAGAAGACTTTAAGAGAATGGAGAATGGAGAATGGAAAATGGAGAATGCTATGCAGCAGGATGGTGCGCAGCCTACTCCCAACTCTCGACTCTCCATTCTCGATTTCTCCAATTTCTTGATCGTGGCGAATCCTTTGAAGGCTTTGCAGAAGCTGGCCGAGGCTCATCGGGAGAATTTCAAGATTCCGGTAATCGGTATCACGGGCAGTAATGGAAAGACCATTGTGAAAGAGTGGTTGCATCAATTATTGAGTCCGGACCGCTGCATTGTCCGTTCGCCCCGCAGTTATAATTCTCAGATCGGCGTTCCCTTGTCCGTCTGGCAACTGAATGAAGAAGCCGAATTGGGTATTTTCGAAGCCGGTATCTCCGAAATGGGGGAGATGGGGGCCTTGAAGCGCATGATTAAACCGACTATCGGTATTCTGACTAATATAGGCGGTGCCCATCAGGAGAATTTCTTCTCATTGCAGGAGAAATGTATGGAGAAGCTGACACTCTTTAAAGATTGCGATGTGGTGATCTATAATGGAGATAACGAGCTGATCAGTAATTGTGTGGCAAAGTCGATGCTGACAGCCCGTGAGATTGCATGGAGCTGCAAGGATATCGAGCGCCCTCTTTATATCAGCAAGGTGACAAAGAAAGAAGACCATACTGTGATTGCTTACCGCTATCTGGATATGGATAATATCTTCTGTATTCCTTTTATAGACGATGCTTCCATCGAAAATGCGTTGAACTGCCTGGCAGCCTGTCTTTATCTGATGACTCCTGCCGATCAGATTACCGAACGGATGGCACGGCTCGAACCGATCGCCATGCGCCTGGAAGTAAAAGAAGGCAAGAATAATTGTATACTCATCAACGATAGCTACAATTCGGACTTGGCTTCTCTGGATATAGCACTGGATTTCCTGGTACGCCGTTCGGAAAAGAAAGGACTGAAACGGACACTTATCTTATCGGATATTTTGGAGACAGGGCAGAGTACGGCTACGCTTTACCGTCGGGTAGCACAACTGATAAAGAGCCGGGGCATCAACAAGCTGATCGGTGTAGGAGCGGAGATTTCTTCGTGTGCCGCTCGCTTCGAAGGTACACCGGAACGATACTTCTTCCCCGATACAGACGCCTTGCTAAGATCGGGCATTTTTAAAACCCTTCATTCGGAAGTCATTCTGATAAAAGGTTCCCGCGTATTCAACTTTGATCTGGTATCGGAAGAGCTGGAACTGAAAGTGCATGAAACGATTCTGGAAGTGAACTTGGGTGCGATGGTTGCCAATCTGAATCACTATCGCTCCATGCTCCGCCATCCGGAGACGAAAATGATCTGTATGGTGAAGGCTGCTGCCTACGGAGCCGGATCATACGAGATTGCCAAAACATTGCAGGAGCATCATGTAGATTACCTTGCTGTAGCCGTTGCCGACGAAGGCTCCGAACTGCGTAAAGCAGGCATCACCTCCTCCATTATCATCATGGACCCCGAACTGACATCGTTCAAAACGATGTTCGATTATAAACTCGAACCGGAAGTGTACAACTTCCATTTGCTCGATGCACTGATTAAGGCGGCCGAGAAAGAAGGAATCACCAACTTCCCGATTCATGTCAAACTGGATACGGGTATGCACCGTCTTGGTTTTTCCGTCGATGAAATTCCGTTGTTGATCCGTCGTCTGAAAAGTCAGAATGCGGTTATTCCCCGGTCGGTATTCTCTCATTTTGTGGGAAGTGATTCGGCGCAATTCGACTTCTTCACCCGTCAGCAGATTGAACTGTTCGAGAAAGGTTCGCAGGAATTGCAGGAAGCTTTCTCACACAAGATTCTGCGTCATATCTGCAATACAGCCGGTATCGAACGTTTTCCCGGTGCGCAGTTTGATATGGTGCGTCTGGGGATAGGACTCTATGGGGTAAGCCCGATCGACAATTCGATTATCAATAATGTAAGCACGCTTAAGACTACGATTCTTCAGATTCGGGACGTGCCCGGAGAAGATACGGTAGGCTATAGCCGGATGGGACATCTGACGCGTCCTTCCCGCATTGCGGCAATTCCTATCGGGTATGCCGATGGCTTGAACCGCCATCTGGGACGTGGCAATGCTTACTGTCTGGTGAATGGCAAGAAAGCTCCCTATGTAGGAAATATCTGTATGGATGTCTGTATGATTGACGTGACGGATATCGATTGCAGGGAAGGGGACAAAGCTGTCATCTTCGGTGACGACCTGCCGATAACCACACTTTCGGATAAGTTGGGGACGATCCCTTACGAAGTGCTGACCAGCATCTCGAACCGTGTGAAGCGAGTCTACTATCAGGACTAA
- a CDS encoding DEAD/DEAH box helicase, with protein MENEGRESYEILLAVCKADHLQLTIGYKQMRDLLERLCRLHMHNGSLQMTDLSARISFVAAKVGLSVAEQNRLHTFRLTSNAILNRQQEPTREHLLRDAKTLAFFIRKLFEEDIPQELYRLLPRTDATYIVAPPAHKQVQRMRVCFQYSDEQYLYVTPLDEIADEPLRVRYNIPQINEEFAETCQLLWRHAQLNLLDVAVDEAGILTPSFIVLEPDYLLDISSLAECYRDYGHHPANYFLSRLQPIENARPLLLGNIANLFLDEWIHAEGEVDYLKCMQKAFRRYPIELAACADLRDREKERQFFDDCKLHFDHIRETVNDTFHAAGYELDKTDAVLEPSYICEALGLQGRLDYMQRDMSSFIEMKSGKADEYAIRGKVEPKENNKVQMLLYQAVLQYSMGMDHRKVKAYLLYTRYPLLYPSRPSWAMVRRVIDLRNRIVADEYGIQLRNSLEYTAQKLEEIKASVLNERGLSGRFWETYLRPSIDNFQEKLKSLSTLEKSYFYALYNFITKELYTSKSGDVDYEGRTGAASLWLSTLAEKCESGEIIYDLRIKENHAADEHKSHLLLVPSGELQRTVADDAQHTLPNFRQGDAIVLYERNADTDNVTNKMVFKGNIDYLNENEICIRLRATQQNSSVLPSDSLYAIEHDAMDTTFRSMYQGLYAFMSATKERRDLLLSQREPQFDVALDKQIAEAADDFTRIALKAKAAKDYFLLVGPPGTGKTSCALKKMVETFYKEEGAQILLLSYTNRAVDEICKALSSIRPEVDFIRVGSELSCDENYRDHLIENELATCMRRTEVCERINRCRILVGTVASISGKPELFRLKHFDVAIVDEATQILEPQLLGILCAKGENGKEGVGKFILIGDHKQLPAVVLQNTEQSEVYDEALSAVGLKNLKDSLFERLYRTARQHTDAHRTYDMLCRQGRMHPEVALFANQAFYEGRLLPVGLPHQLEDSGNINRLSFYPSRPEPMGSSAKTNHSEAKIAARLAATVYKEHSEAFDASRTLGIITPYRSQIALIKKEIEVLGISELNQILIDTVERFQGSERDVIIYSFCVNYPYQLKFLSNLTEEDGILIDRKLNVALTRARKQMLLTGVPTLLERNPLYKSLLKLIESLRNIA; from the coding sequence ATGGAAAATGAAGGAAGAGAATCTTATGAAATTCTTTTAGCCGTTTGTAAGGCGGATCATTTGCAGCTGACTATTGGCTACAAACAGATGCGCGACTTGCTGGAAAGGCTTTGCCGCCTACATATGCACAACGGTAGTCTGCAGATGACCGATCTTTCCGCACGAATTAGTTTTGTAGCGGCCAAAGTGGGGCTTTCTGTAGCGGAGCAAAACAGACTGCATACCTTCCGACTGACCTCCAATGCCATTCTGAACCGACAACAGGAACCTACCCGCGAACACCTTCTGCGGGATGCGAAAACGCTGGCTTTCTTCATCCGTAAACTTTTTGAGGAAGATATTCCACAGGAACTGTATCGTTTGCTTCCCCGGACGGATGCAACTTATATCGTAGCTCCTCCAGCACACAAGCAGGTGCAGCGGATGCGCGTCTGTTTCCAGTATTCCGACGAGCAGTATCTGTATGTGACTCCTTTGGATGAAATAGCTGACGAACCGTTGCGTGTCCGTTACAATATTCCTCAGATCAATGAAGAATTTGCGGAAACCTGTCAGTTGCTCTGGCGCCATGCACAACTCAACTTGCTGGATGTCGCTGTTGACGAAGCAGGAATTCTGACCCCTTCGTTCATTGTCCTTGAACCGGATTATCTGCTTGATATCAGTTCATTGGCAGAATGTTACCGTGATTATGGACATCATCCGGCAAACTATTTCCTTTCCCGTCTTCAGCCGATAGAGAATGCACGCCCGTTGCTTTTAGGAAATATAGCCAACCTTTTCCTCGATGAGTGGATACATGCGGAAGGGGAGGTGGATTATCTGAAATGTATGCAGAAAGCTTTCCGGCGTTATCCGATTGAACTGGCTGCTTGTGCCGACCTGCGTGATCGGGAGAAGGAACGTCAGTTCTTTGATGACTGCAAACTCCATTTTGATCATATCCGTGAGACGGTGAATGATACTTTTCATGCCGCCGGCTACGAACTGGACAAGACGGATGCCGTGCTCGAACCTTCTTATATATGTGAAGCGCTCGGCCTGCAAGGGCGGCTCGACTATATGCAGCGCGATATGTCTTCTTTCATCGAAATGAAATCGGGAAAGGCTGACGAATATGCGATTCGCGGAAAAGTGGAACCGAAAGAGAATAATAAGGTGCAGATGCTGCTTTATCAGGCAGTTCTGCAATATTCGATGGGGATGGATCACCGGAAGGTAAAGGCTTATCTGCTCTATACACGCTATCCGTTGCTTTATCCTTCCCGTCCTTCATGGGCAATGGTCCGCCGTGTGATCGATCTGCGCAACCGGATTGTAGCGGATGAATATGGCATCCAGTTGCGGAACAGCCTGGAATATACGGCACAAAAACTGGAAGAAATAAAAGCCTCGGTACTAAACGAGCGGGGATTGTCGGGACGTTTTTGGGAGACGTATCTGCGCCCTTCTATCGATAATTTCCAGGAGAAGTTGAAATCTCTCTCCACTTTAGAGAAAAGCTACTTCTATGCACTCTATAATTTTATAACGAAGGAACTTTATACGTCCAAGTCCGGTGATGTGGATTATGAGGGACGTACAGGAGCCGCTTCTTTATGGCTTTCCACTTTGGCGGAGAAATGCGAATCGGGGGAGATCATCTATGATTTAAGAATTAAAGAGAATCACGCAGCCGACGAACATAAATCCCACCTGTTGCTGGTACCGTCCGGAGAACTTCAGAGAACGGTGGCGGATGATGCGCAGCACACCCTCCCTAACTTCCGTCAGGGCGATGCCATCGTGCTTTACGAACGGAATGCGGATACGGATAACGTCACCAACAAGATGGTATTCAAAGGCAATATCGACTATCTGAACGAGAATGAAATCTGTATCCGTCTGCGTGCGACCCAGCAGAACTCTTCCGTACTTCCGTCTGATAGCCTCTATGCTATTGAGCACGATGCGATGGATACTACTTTCCGTAGCATGTACCAGGGACTTTATGCTTTTATGTCTGCTACAAAAGAGCGTCGTGATTTGCTGCTCTCTCAACGGGAGCCGCAATTTGATGTGGCATTGGATAAGCAGATAGCCGAAGCTGCCGATGACTTTACTCGTATTGCTTTGAAAGCGAAAGCAGCAAAGGACTATTTTCTGCTGGTAGGGCCTCCGGGAACCGGTAAAACGTCTTGTGCACTGAAGAAGATGGTCGAAACCTTTTATAAAGAGGAAGGAGCCCAAATTTTATTGCTCTCGTACACTAACCGTGCCGTAGATGAAATCTGTAAAGCACTTTCTTCCATTCGTCCGGAAGTCGATTTCATTCGTGTGGGAAGCGAGCTTTCATGTGACGAGAACTATCGGGATCATTTGATAGAGAATGAACTTGCTACCTGTATGCGTCGTACAGAGGTTTGCGAACGTATTAACCGCTGTCGTATATTAGTCGGTACAGTAGCGTCTATCTCCGGCAAACCGGAACTTTTCCGATTGAAGCATTTCGATGTGGCTATTGTAGATGAGGCTACTCAGATACTGGAACCTCAGTTGCTGGGCATACTTTGTGCCAAAGGAGAAAACGGAAAAGAGGGCGTTGGCAAATTTATCCTGATAGGCGATCATAAGCAACTTCCGGCTGTCGTCTTGCAGAATACGGAACAATCGGAAGTATACGATGAAGCCCTGTCTGCTGTCGGACTGAAGAATTTGAAAGATTCTCTGTTTGAAAGACTGTATCGCACAGCCCGTCAGCATACCGATGCCCATCGTACTTACGATATGCTCTGCCGTCAGGGACGTATGCACCCCGAAGTGGCTCTGTTCGCCAATCAAGCTTTCTATGAAGGTCGGCTGCTGCCTGTCGGACTGCCGCATCAACTGGAAGATTCCGGAAATATCAACCGGCTGTCTTTCTATCCTTCGCGGCCCGAACCGATGGGTTCTTCTGCTAAAACAAACCATTCGGAAGCAAAGATTGCTGCCCGTCTGGCCGCAACTGTCTATAAAGAACACTCGGAAGCATTTGATGCCTCCCGCACATTGGGGATCATTACTCCATATCGTAGTCAGATAGCTTTGATCAAGAAGGAAATAGAAGTTCTCGGCATTTCCGAACTGAATCAGATATTGATTGACACTGTAGAACGTTTTCAGGGAAGTGAACGCGATGTGATTATTTATTCATTCTGTGTGAACTATCCGTATCAGTTGAAATTCCTTTCCAATCTGACAGAAGAAGACGGAATTCTGATTGACCGGAAACTGAACGTTGCCTTGACACGTGCAAGAAAACAGATGCTGCTGACAGGTGTGCCGACGCTGTTGGAGCGTAATCCACTCTATAAAAGTTTATTAAAATTAATAGAGAGCCTCCGGAATATTGCATAA
- the tatC gene encoding twin-arginine translocase subunit TatC, which translates to MAEMTFWDHLDELRRVLFRVIGVWFVLAIGYFVAMPYLFDHVILAPCHNDFVFYDLLRFIGQKFDLTDEFFTQEFKVKLVNINLAAPFFIHMSTAFWMSVVTAMPYIFFEVWRFINPALYPNERKGVRKALTIGTGMFFIGVLMGYFMVYPLTLRFLSTYQLSSEVENILSLNSYIDNFMMLILCMGLAFELPLVTWLLSLLGVVNKSFLRKYRRHAVVIIVIAAAIITPTGDPFTLSVVAIPLYLLYEMSILMIKDKKEVPELEEEEEEEGVAKV; encoded by the coding sequence ATGGCAGAAATGACCTTCTGGGATCATTTGGATGAGTTGCGTCGGGTACTTTTTCGTGTTATCGGAGTCTGGTTTGTATTGGCAATCGGCTATTTCGTAGCGATGCCTTATTTGTTCGACCATGTAATACTGGCGCCTTGCCATAATGATTTTGTATTTTACGACTTACTACGCTTTATCGGTCAGAAATTCGATTTGACTGATGAATTTTTTACGCAGGAGTTTAAGGTGAAGCTTGTCAATATCAATTTGGCAGCTCCTTTCTTTATACATATGTCGACAGCTTTCTGGATGTCGGTAGTGACGGCTATGCCCTATATTTTCTTTGAGGTCTGGCGTTTTATCAATCCGGCCCTTTATCCGAATGAGCGGAAAGGAGTCAGGAAAGCCTTGACCATAGGAACCGGTATGTTCTTTATCGGGGTGCTTATGGGATACTTTATGGTATATCCGCTGACACTCCGTTTCCTCTCTACCTATCAGCTGAGTTCGGAAGTCGAGAACATTCTGTCGCTCAATTCGTATATCGATAACTTTATGATGCTGATTCTCTGTATGGGACTGGCTTTTGAACTTCCGCTGGTGACTTGGTTGTTGTCTTTGCTGGGAGTCGTCAATAAGTCTTTCCTGCGCAAATATCGCCGTCATGCAGTTGTCATTATCGTAATAGCTGCCGCTATCATCACTCCGACGGGCGACCCGTTCACACTGAGTGTTGTGGCTATTCCGCTTTATCTGCTCTATGAAATGAGTATTCTGATGATAAAGGATAAGAAGGAAGTTCCTGAGTTGGAAGAAGAAGAGGAAGAAGAAGGCGTGGCAAAAGTCTGA
- a CDS encoding Sec-independent protein translocase subunit TatA/TatB, protein MTNLLLLGFLPSGSEWIIIALVILLLFGGKKIPELMRGLGKGVKSFKDGVNEAKEEINKAKDEIDAPADSAKK, encoded by the coding sequence ATGACAAACTTATTATTATTAGGCTTTTTGCCTAGTGGCTCTGAATGGATCATTATTGCTCTTGTTATTCTTCTCCTTTTCGGTGGTAAGAAGATACCCGAACTGATGCGTGGCTTAGGTAAAGGAGTAAAGAGCTTTAAAGATGGTGTGAACGAGGCAAAAGAAGAAATCAATAAGGCAAAAGACGAAATCGACGCACCGGCAGATTCAGCTAAGAAATAA